The Acidobacteriota bacterium genome has a segment encoding these proteins:
- a CDS encoding trypsin-like peptidase domain-containing protein produces MPDSTGRPALIPLLLVLAVVLLALLVSMERLMLREQPATEEEADASVSPETEESFEAPPEAPAAEAEEEEKISRENAVVRAVRRAAPAVVNISTEEIVRTRPRHPFFSDPFSREFFDRFFKAPRARKRQNLGSGVIVDADGYILTNAHVVARADKVHVLVASGDEFEARVIGSDADLDLAVLKIDAPGALPTIPVGRSDDLLIGEDVIAIGNPFGLSHTVTRGVVSALNRSVTIKGNTYENFIQTDAAINPGNSGGPLLNVHGDLIGINTAILGAAEGIGFATPIGPAMSVVESLIELGYVEPLWLGITGVQPLTNELRAYLGYEGKGGVVVAGVYPDGPAARAGVERGDVIVKLGTREIHSRKAFIRGLRRARVGDSLTFTLHRGGEILRKRVQAAAFPPEAGERLAWDKFGLRVKDNSALLADRHRLATEKGALVTEVARGGPARALGLAPGDAILQLNSFATPDTAAFYRAVGRSLWQRSVMLNVVRGRYGYWVPLEAEW; encoded by the coding sequence ATGCCTGACTCCACTGGCCGCCCCGCCCTCATCCCGCTCCTCCTCGTTCTCGCCGTCGTGCTTCTCGCGCTGCTCGTGAGCATGGAGAGGCTGATGCTTCGGGAGCAGCCGGCGACGGAGGAAGAGGCGGACGCGTCGGTCTCGCCGGAAACAGAAGAGTCTTTCGAGGCGCCGCCCGAGGCTCCGGCTGCGGAGGCGGAAGAGGAGGAAAAGATTTCGCGCGAGAACGCCGTGGTGCGGGCCGTCCGCCGCGCCGCGCCGGCGGTGGTCAACATCTCCACGGAGGAAATCGTCCGCACGCGCCCCCGCCATCCCTTCTTCTCGGACCCGTTCTCGAGGGAATTCTTCGACCGTTTTTTCAAAGCCCCCCGCGCCCGCAAGCGGCAGAACCTGGGCTCCGGCGTCATCGTTGACGCCGACGGCTACATCCTCACGAACGCCCACGTCGTGGCGCGCGCCGACAAGGTGCACGTGCTCGTCGCCTCGGGCGACGAGTTCGAGGCGCGCGTCATCGGCTCCGACGCCGATCTGGACCTGGCCGTGCTGAAAATCGACGCGCCGGGTGCACTTCCCACGATTCCGGTCGGCCGCTCGGACGACCTTCTCATCGGCGAGGACGTCATCGCCATCGGCAACCCCTTCGGGCTTTCGCACACCGTCACGCGCGGCGTCGTGAGCGCCCTCAACCGCTCCGTGACCATCAAGGGCAACACCTACGAGAATTTCATCCAAACCGACGCGGCCATCAATCCCGGCAACTCCGGCGGGCCGCTCCTCAACGTCCACGGCGACCTCATCGGCATCAACACGGCCATCCTGGGGGCCGCCGAGGGCATCGGCTTCGCCACGCCCATAGGCCCGGCCATGTCCGTCGTCGAGAGCCTGATCGAGCTCGGCTACGTCGAGCCGCTGTGGCTCGGCATCACGGGCGTGCAGCCGCTTACCAACGAGCTGCGCGCGTACCTTGGCTACGAGGGTAAGGGGGGCGTCGTGGTCGCGGGCGTCTATCCCGACGGCCCCGCCGCCCGGGCCGGCGTCGAGCGCGGCGACGTCATCGTCAAGCTCGGGACGCGGGAAATTCATTCGAGAAAAGCTTTCATCCGGGGACTTCGGCGCGCCAGGGTGGGCGATTCGCTCACGTTCACGCTCCACCGCGGCGGAGAGATTCTTCGAAAGCGCGTGCAGGCGGCCGCGTTTCCGCCCGAGGCGGGCGAGCGCCTGGCGTGGGACAAGTTCGGCCTACGCGTCAAGGACAACTCCGCCCTTCTGGCCGACCGCCACCGCCTCGCTACGGAGAAGGGCGCCCTCGTCACCGAGGTCGCGCGCGGCGGCCCGGCCCGCGCGCTCGGTCTCGCGCCGGGCGATGCGATCCTGCAACTGAACAGCTTCGCCACGCCCGACACGGCGGCGTTCTATCGCGCCGTAGGACGCTCGCTCTGGCAGCGAAGCGTGATGCTCAACGTCGTCCGCGGGCGCTACGGCTACTGGGTGCCGCTTGAAGCGGAATGGTGA
- a CDS encoding tetratricopeptide repeat protein encodes MKTTSLVISAVALMLGLFAYPNYAWAQEEAQEEEAPAAVQEEVPEGARKAWAQEAVRKAVQEAEAQKKAQEVTQEEAQEEAQQEEAPAAVQEEVPEGARKAWAQEAVRKAVQEAEAQKKAQEVTQEEAQQEEAQQEEAPAAVQQEVTRKEAPAAVQQEVTRKASTDGWSDLYLAARILEEKKDWPRAVAAYKALVQKRPNLADAYAGLGRSHMGLGGRGHWEPALEAFQRALELDPGNVDIHRLLAEVLGSLGRWDESIRAFRKAAVLAPRFSLVHRGLGWAYSSSGRFVEAAAAYEKAVELDPDDTMARYGLARAYLALNDVKKAYEQYEILKKQAPDLAATLF; translated from the coding sequence ATGAAAACCACTTCTTTGGTAATTTCAGCGGTTGCGCTGATGTTAGGTCTTTTCGCTTACCCCAATTACGCATGGGCGCAGGAGGAAGCGCAGGAGGAGGAAGCACCGGCGGCGGTGCAGGAGGAGGTGCCGGAGGGGGCGCGAAAGGCATGGGCGCAGGAGGCGGTGCGGAAGGCCGTGCAGGAAGCGGAGGCACAGAAGAAGGCGCAGGAGGTGACGCAGGAGGAGGCGCAGGAGGAAGCGCAGCAGGAGGAAGCACCGGCGGCGGTGCAGGAGGAGGTGCCGGAGGGGGCGCGAAAGGCATGGGCGCAGGAGGCGGTGCGAAAGGCGGTGCAGGAAGCGGAGGCACAGAAGAAAGCGCAGGAGGTGACGCAGGAGGAGGCGCAGCAGGAGGAGGCGCAGCAGGAGGAGGCGCCGGCGGCGGTGCAGCAGGAGGTGACGCGGAAGGAGGCGCCGGCGGCGGTGCAGCAGGAGGTGACGCGGAAGGCGAGCACCGACGGCTGGAGTGACCTGTATCTAGCGGCGCGCATCTTGGAGGAAAAGAAGGACTGGCCGAGGGCCGTCGCGGCCTACAAGGCACTTGTGCAGAAGCGTCCGAACCTGGCCGATGCGTACGCGGGGCTGGGACGCTCCCACATGGGCTTGGGCGGCAGGGGTCATTGGGAGCCGGCGCTCGAGGCGTTCCAGCGCGCGCTCGAGCTCGACCCGGGCAACGTGGACATCCACCGCCTCCTGGCGGAGGTTCTGGGAAGTCTGGGGCGCTGGGATGAATCGATTCGCGCCTTCCGCAAGGCCGCGGTGCTCGCGCCGAGGTTTTCTCTCGTTCATCGCGGCCTCGGCTGGGCGTACTCAAGCTCGGGGCGGTTCGTGGAGGCGGCCGCCGCCTACGAGAAAGCGGTCGAATTGGATCCCGACGACACCATGGCGCGCTACGGCCTCGCCCGCGCCTACCTTGCCCTGAACGACGTTAAGAAGGCCTACGAGCAGTACGAGATTCTGAAAAAGCAGGCGCCCGACCTGGCCGCCACGCTTTTTTAG
- a CDS encoding sulfatase-like hydrolase/transferase — MRYRIRFVCSVALFLLGLGATSCGFFGPGSEEITRRPNVLLVTVDALRADRLEPYGYGAAGTPAFSEVARAGVLCAQAVTPVPVTLPAHASLLTGLYPARHGVRANGSLPLAEGAPVLAEILRNHGYRTGAFVGASVLDRRFGLDRGFDVYDDGGMVKVPPHHFAERRAEDVARPALRWMLDESEKKPFFAWLHLFDPHKEHAPPEPFSEVYSASPYDGEVAYVDHTLQQIFTIFGHQGLMREALVVLTADHGESLGEHGENTHGLLLYDATVRVPLLLSHPDLPRGRRVESQVRLIDLLPTLCDFLGVPAPGTDGRSFLPGVEGKFQEELPCRLESLAGYFLYNWPAFRGVRTPEWKYIRAVGEELYRLPEDAREVRNVFEEKPREAARLAEALEGMEKEFPTPAPPEPPGGEEAGPPPPPLEALMEIFSEIAAARDEIRVGRRREGIARLEALLEKNPSCVDALRVLAETHLEAGEWEKGLKNFDRAVALSRAYDDALHLGRAQCHAGLGRMEQAMEEVRAVLARVPRHAGARLLAGELALEAGERDEARRHFEGALSLRPDEPKALYALGVLSLEEEKFDESSEFLQKAARVLSEAPVPDVLLSADVLAALGTVSVARGRCDEAGEFLRGALQLNEDHLHAHFALGRCLFADGKFSEASEHLRRYLALDTRPASKRRAEAQRMMGTMEPFL, encoded by the coding sequence ATGAGGTACCGCATTCGCTTTGTTTGCTCCGTAGCCTTGTTCCTTCTTGGCCTGGGTGCGACGTCCTGCGGCTTCTTCGGGCCGGGTTCGGAGGAAATTACGCGCCGCCCTAACGTCCTGCTCGTCACCGTGGACGCCCTCCGGGCCGACCGCCTCGAGCCCTACGGTTACGGGGCCGCCGGCACGCCGGCGTTCTCCGAAGTGGCGCGCGCGGGCGTCCTGTGCGCCCAGGCCGTCACCCCGGTTCCCGTCACGCTCCCCGCCCACGCCTCGCTTCTGACGGGCCTCTACCCGGCGCGGCACGGCGTGCGCGCGAACGGCTCTCTCCCGCTCGCGGAAGGCGCCCCCGTGCTCGCGGAAATTTTACGAAACCACGGCTACCGGACGGGGGCGTTCGTCGGGGCGTCCGTGCTGGACCGCCGCTTCGGGCTCGACCGCGGCTTCGACGTCTACGACGACGGGGGCATGGTGAAAGTCCCGCCCCATCATTTCGCCGAGCGGCGGGCCGAGGACGTCGCGAGGCCCGCGCTGCGCTGGATGCTCGATGAAAGCGAAAAGAAACCCTTCTTCGCGTGGCTGCACCTCTTCGACCCGCACAAGGAACACGCGCCGCCCGAGCCGTTCTCGGAAGTTTACTCCGCCTCCCCCTACGACGGCGAGGTCGCCTACGTTGACCACACCCTCCAGCAAATCTTCACCATCTTCGGCCACCAAGGGCTGATGCGCGAGGCCCTCGTCGTCCTCACGGCGGACCACGGCGAGTCGCTCGGCGAGCACGGGGAAAATACTCACGGCCTTCTTCTCTACGACGCCACGGTCCGCGTCCCCCTCCTCCTTTCCCATCCCGACCTGCCGCGCGGGCGGCGCGTCGAGTCCCAGGTTCGCCTGATAGACCTTTTGCCCACGCTCTGCGATTTCCTGGGCGTTCCGGCCCCCGGGACGGACGGGCGGTCGTTCCTCCCCGGCGTGGAGGGGAAATTCCAGGAAGAGCTCCCGTGCCGCCTCGAATCGCTTGCGGGCTATTTCCTCTACAACTGGCCGGCGTTCCGGGGCGTCCGCACGCCGGAGTGGAAGTACATCCGCGCCGTCGGGGAGGAGCTGTACCGCCTGCCCGAGGACGCGCGGGAGGTGCGGAACGTGTTCGAGGAAAAACCCCGGGAAGCCGCCCGGCTCGCGGAGGCGCTGGAAGGGATGGAAAAAGAATTTCCGACGCCCGCCCCGCCCGAGCCTCCGGGCGGCGAGGAGGCCGGCCCGCCGCCTCCCCCGCTGGAAGCCCTCATGGAAATTTTTTCGGAAATCGCCGCCGCCCGGGACGAGATCCGAGTGGGCCGGAGACGGGAGGGAATCGCGCGCCTGGAAGCGCTTCTTGAAAAGAATCCCTCCTGCGTGGACGCGCTGCGCGTCCTTGCGGAGACCCACCTGGAGGCGGGGGAGTGGGAAAAAGGCTTGAAAAATTTCGACCGCGCCGTCGCCCTGAGCCGCGCCTACGACGACGCCTTGCATCTAGGCCGCGCCCAGTGCCACGCGGGACTGGGGCGGATGGAGCAGGCCATGGAGGAGGTGCGCGCCGTGCTCGCGCGGGTTCCGCGCCACGCCGGGGCCCGCCTGCTCGCGGGAGAGCTAGCGCTCGAAGCGGGGGAGCGGGACGAAGCGCGCCGGCACTTTGAAGGCGCCCTGTCCCTCCGCCCGGACGAGCCGAAGGCGCTCTACGCGCTGGGAGTGCTTTCGCTGGAGGAGGAAAAGTTCGACGAGTCCTCGGAATTTCTTCAAAAGGCGGCCCGCGTCTTGAGCGAGGCGCCCGTCCCCGACGTCTTGCTCTCGGCCGACGTCCTGGCGGCGCTCGGGACGGTAAGCGTGGCCCGGGGGCGCTGCGACGAGGCCGGGGAGTTTCTCCGGGGGGCGCTTCAGCTCAACGAGGACCATCTCCACGCACACTTCGCCCTGGGTCGATGCTTGTTCGCCGACGGGAAATTTTCCGAAGCCTCGGAGCACCTGCGCCGCTACCTCGCGCTCGACACGCGCCCCGCAAGCAAGCGCCGCGCGGAGGCGCAGCGGATGATGGGAACGATGGAGCCGTTCCTGTAG
- a CDS encoding zf-HC2 domain-containing protein: MFAISAEMAWKDLWRHRCLKIDPDTLIAYLEGNLGEDAKREAAAHVEHCPTCQSFTKDYHSFMELQDAPPTESAKQSGSSKA, encoded by the coding sequence ATGTTCGCGATCTCGGCGGAAATGGCGTGGAAGGACCTGTGGCGGCATCGGTGCTTGAAAATCGATCCCGATACGCTCATCGCATACCTCGAAGGAAACCTCGGGGAGGACGCGAAGCGCGAGGCGGCCGCCCACGTCGAACACTGTCCCACCTGCCAGTCGTTCACAAAGGATTACCATTCCTTTATGGAGCTCCAGGACGCTCCGCCGACGGAGTCTGCAAAGCAGTCGGGCTCTTCAAAAGCCTAG
- a CDS encoding sigma-70 family RNA polymerase sigma factor, whose protein sequence is MEDKTLAQKSDEELLALWQSEPSKAEACFHAVFERYRERTYRFYLKLTRNEELAKDLNQTLYTELFSSYKNYSGKGRFISWLFQIARNVFYDAVIRPYEGGLVRVEPSAFAQPRDTKDTTSKQPDRILEKTLRLEHFLQCFEQLPSMEKLILLEHYFRGAPVEDLTKRLGLENPSGARKYKVRALRHLQAALDELMEKSKQGGSC, encoded by the coding sequence ATGGAAGATAAAACGCTTGCGCAGAAGTCGGACGAAGAACTTTTGGCTTTGTGGCAGTCCGAGCCCTCGAAAGCCGAAGCGTGCTTTCATGCCGTTTTCGAACGCTACCGGGAAAGAACCTACCGCTTTTACCTGAAACTAACCCGTAACGAGGAGCTGGCCAAAGACCTCAACCAGACGCTCTACACGGAGCTGTTTTCCTCGTACAAGAATTATTCCGGCAAGGGGCGTTTCATTTCCTGGCTCTTCCAGATCGCCAGGAACGTCTTCTACGACGCCGTCATTCGCCCCTACGAAGGCGGCCTGGTTCGAGTCGAACCGAGCGCCTTCGCTCAACCCCGGGATACCAAGGACACCACCTCCAAGCAGCCCGACCGAATTCTCGAGAAGACCTTGCGTTTGGAGCACTTCCTTCAATGCTTTGAGCAGCTCCCTTCGATGGAAAAGCTCATTTTGCTGGAGCACTATTTCCGGGGGGCGCCGGTGGAAGACCTGACGAAACGCTTAGGGTTGGAGAATCCCTCGGGAGCACGCAAGTACAAGGTTCGCGCCCTTCGCCATCTGCAGGCCGCCCTTGACGAGCTTATGGAGAAATCGAAACAAGGGGGTTCCTGCTGA